In Dioscorea cayenensis subsp. rotundata cultivar TDr96_F1 unplaced genomic scaffold, TDr96_F1_v2_PseudoChromosome.rev07_lg8_w22 25.fasta BLBR01001337.1, whole genome shotgun sequence, the sequence CATTAACACTTGTGGGAAGAatatcaaaaattttgaaaaaagagGCGGTAGTGGGCGAAAGAGTCCCATATTTTGAGTAGACAAGAAAACGGGTGGGTGGGTCCTATGATCCGGGGAAGGAAGATGACCATCTTTTAAAGCAAGTAAAGTCCAGGAAGAAAGATTTCATTCCTTATACAAAGTGATAAGGAAGGAGATCAAAAGAAGGTGAGCAAAAAACTAGAACtgaaagacaaagaagaagattaaGAAAATGTCAGGCTTTCCCTGTACTCTATGACTCAGGACTTCCTCACATAATTTGAATTTCTCTGACATTCCACATTTTTGAAACGGatcttataaaatatttcacattttcCATGATCATCTCCATTTTAGGTATTTGGGGAATCCTCCTTAATAGacgaaatatttttattatgtcaaTGCCAATTGAATCAATGTTATTAGATGTCAATTCGAACTTTTTGGTATTTTCCGTTTCTTTGGATGATATGATGGGTCAATCATTTGCTTCATTAGTTCCAACAGTGGCAGCTGCAGAATCCGCTATTAGATCAGCCATTTTTGTTATTACTTTTCGAGTCCGAGGGACTATTGCTGTCAAATCTATAAATTGCATTCAAGGTTAAACATAACTAGAGGAGAGTGACCAAATACATATGAAGTTATCttatcctttctttcttttcctttttttacttgGCCACCGGGGGAGCACATCCTGTCGTAGGCAACTTCCCGTTCTGTTGCTGAAATATAGATACGGATAACCTTTCCCAGTGAGATTTAGTTCAACAGATATGCTGGATAGAAAGATGCTATTTGCTGCTATTCCATCTATTTGTGCATCAAGTCCGAAGAAGATCTCAATCTATAATGAAGAAATGATAGTAGCTCGTTGTTTTATAGGCTTTCTCATATTCAGTCGTAAGAGTTTAGGTAAGACTTTCAAAGTCACTCTCGACGGGAGAATAGAGTCTATTCAGGAAGAATCGCAGCAATTCTCCAATCCTAACGAAGTCATTCCTCCGGAATCGAATGAACAACAACGATTACTTAGGATCAGCTTGCGAATTTGCGGCACCGTAGTAGAATCATTACCAACGGCACGCTGTGCGCCTAAGTGCGAAAAGACAGTGCAAGCTTTGTTATGCCGAAACCTAAATGTAAAGTCAGCAACACTTCTAAATGCCACTTCTTCCCGTCGCATCCGTCTTCAGGACGATATAGTCACAGGTTTTCACTTCTCAGTGAGTGAAAGATTTGTCCCCGGGTGTACGTTGAAAGCTTCTATCGTAGAACTAATTCGAGAGGGCTTGGTAGTCTTAAGAAAGGTTCGGGTGGGGGGTTCCATTTGttaagaataaagaagaggaaTAGAATCTAATTAAAGTGTTCATGCTAACAGAAGAGCGGATCCAATACACATACTTCTTTttctcatgaaaaacaaaaagcaagtactttaggaatttttttaagtaatctCGGCCAGATATATTTAAGCCTCCGACGGTTCCATATTTTGCCCCTGTTTTCTTCCAGAAGAAGCGGGAGCCTTAGTTAGATTAGATTGACATTTATGGGCGCTCAACCAGGTAACCTAACCATCAAGAACAAGTATCCACTTTGATTGCAGACTTCTTCGACTGAGCGCTTCATACTTTTCTAAGTTGGATCTACGGTCGGGCTACTACCAGGTGCGTATCGCAGAAGGAGACGAGCAAAAGACGACCTGtgtgcctttttcttttttttttttaattgtttttcatcTCCTCGGACAAGACCCTGTATAAGTCGACGTCTTAACCTGACTTCCTGAGCTCAGTTGATTGTTGAAGCAGTAGCTCTGGATCGAGAGCTGGATGCTTATCTTATTATAAAAAGGGGAAAGGCGTAGGCGTAGGCTAAAAGAAAGCATCTTCCTCTGGGCGTGAAGCGCTATGTTAGTGTTTCGTCCCCTACTTTATTTGTTTCCCCCTTTACTGAAAAGGTCAAATGGGTTCCCTCCTTACACAAACCAGATAAGGTTTCGAGTGTCCATCATGTTGATGGATCCTTTCTTGACGGTTTTCTAGTTTAGAGAAAATCTTTCATTCACGATTCAAACCAATCCGGATTCAGAGTCGACCATTTCTTCTGGCACTTGATCTGAACTTTTTTGACGGTTACGGTGCTTTGCCtcctctacttttttttttggtataccacatctattgttttcattttcccCGGCACGTCAAACTGTGATTGATTCCTCAACCAGCTTCTGTTCTGCCTTTATTTAATAGGAGGTTTTGAACCCCGAACACCATTATTTTTCTATGAGATGGGAACTAAGCTAATGCGCGAATTGGGTTTTTACTGGCTTCggctttatttattaaaataagaaatcgCTTCTTCGTCGTCGCTTCCCAGATTTTTCAAATGAGCCAGCCCggaataaacaaaattttaactatCTTCCCCGTCTCTCCATCAGAaattcaaagaaagaaagactCGCAGGCAAACCCCTTATTCAAGGGGATGAATCAGGTGCAGGGGTTAGCTTCGGATTCGTATAGGTGATATGGGAAAGAGTATGTGGGGTTTTTTTACTTCCTTAGAGGAGAAGCCAATGAATTGTGTGATCGGTAAAGTGGGTAAACAGCTAGTGGCGTGTACCAAAGGTTATCTTGTGCGTCTGTTCGCAGGAGATGAAAAAGGCTTTGATTGTGTAATAGCTTCGTGCTTAGGTCCCTACttcattttgtttgataaattaaaatagtgtCCATTGATACCTTATAGTGTTAGAGTGACCGTTTACACACCTTCACCTTCTCGGGCCAGTGTAGTGCCATTATGACAGTGAAACGATCAAAAGATGCCGATTAGAAAGGCAAGGcctaataaaagaaataaaaaaaaaaggggcttCTCCAGCTCCACAAGAGCATTTTAAAAGAGCGCTCGGGAATAAAGCCTAATCAAAGCGGGCAAAGAGAAAGATCGTGTAACTTGACAGGTGCAGCCACGACGGCTTGTTCCTCAACCGCAGTAgctcttgttcttcttccttctcagaGGTCGATTCAGCAGCTTCAGTGACCTCCATGGTTAGTCTTTGTATTGCAGGCCTGAGATGGATTCTTGTGGGCGGAGGGATAGCTTCGCTCCTGGGTTCCAGGGATGGCTCCATCTCGGTTGTGGATCTAATCAGCTCCATCAGACCGCCTGCCTCCACAGTGAAGCTTCCGGCCACTGCTTCGACAGCAGGACAGGAGTAGAAGTGAGTGCTTCAGGTGAATAAGCTTCGACGCTCTCAACCTGGTTTGGATCGTTTGACTATGGCTCCGCGTTCTTTACAATCATAAGCTCGATCACGAGGGTCCAAATCAGGGTCTCCATCTCGCCTTCTTAAATAAGTCCGGGCAAATCCACATTTTCAGAAGTGTTAGGTATAGCTCAGGAGATGGGATTGGATCCGGAATTCGAATTGGCTCTGCATCATCTGGAACTAAAAAAGCTTCGGGGTCTTGATTTCAATTAGAATCTGCATATGGAATTAGAACCCCATGATCGTGATTTGATCATCATTAGGTGGTTCGAAACCACGCCTTATCTTATGACGAAAGGGGAGAGACGGTTTAGGCTTGAGTGTGACATTGATGCTTCAAGTCAGTCCATGACAGAATGGTACAAAGGCAAGAAGGAAGACAGTGATCATTAGAAATGAACAAATGAGAAATGCGGCTCATTCCGTTTGTTTAAGGCAATTACAAAAAATCTGATGAGAGGAAGGGAGGGCAGGTATCATGTTCTATACATCGCACTGGGCCAGCCGCGCTATCTTTATCTTATTGTGCTCATCTCAATCTAACCCTCAGTTCGGGGCATCGGGGACGGGATCGTCATGCAATAACTTGATCCGTCTATGCGCTCCTGGCCTTCCCAGTTATCGGCCACAAGGGAATTGAAACTTCCTTCATTCAATGCTGCCTATCTTTCGCTAAATCTATGCCGGAGATTGGAGTGCTCGCTATTCTTATAGGTCCAGAGGAAAGAAAAAGCTTACCAAGAGAGAAAGAATAGAACCTTTACTTTCATTCATGTGGCACTCAATGATTCCGCCGAGAAGATTCGGGCACAAGACAAAAAGAGACGCTCAGTTAGATGGGGCAATTCACTCTTTCCTCATTCGAAAGCAAAGCTCAACATACGTTTTTTTAGTAGGATCTCAAGAGTGGAAGCATTCAGTGGAGCTTCAATCTCGTGCCACTTTGGCACACATATGCTTCCAAATGCGCTTTCATGTCCGGGCTGGGCTACGTGCATGATGTAATAGATATGGTTAGGTGCTTTGACGCTCGCAAACATTGAACTAAAGGAGGAACCCGAATCATGAAAGCATCGGGGCATAAGGAAAGGCCTGAAAGGGTAAGACCCTACCGAAAAGGGGAAAGGAACGAAGGCGACAGCATTGAAGGGACGACGGAAGGAAAAGAGACATCCATACAACAGGAGAAAGAAGGTCATATGGGGACGGATTTGCCTTTGCTCCAATAAAGTACTTATGCCAGGCATAACTCTCTCGCCAGACTGACGACTCGATCAAAAAAAAGCATTCAATCGATCTATCTACGTAAGAGTAGCTCATTCAATTTCCCTCGGTCAAGTCTTCGGTCGAGGAAATCTATATCGTCCCAGTTCATACGCGAAAGCctaagatcaactctatctacCGGAGAAAGATAAAGATTTTTTAGCCATGCCCTCCTGGCTCATGCGGAAAGTCCGGGCTGTATGATACGAATAAAACGAAGAGTAGGGTTAACGACTCCTTTTCTTCCTTACAACTTTTTTTGGCCCGCTTCTGCTTCAATCGACTTCTCTTTTCCCATGCATGATTGAAAAGATTCCGTGCCGGACAATAAGATAAGAAGAAAATGTTTCCTTGAAAGGGGGATCTCTGGGAGGAGGAAAGAGAGAAGCTAACGGGCCTGTCTCTCAATCAAAGGAGAGTTTTAAAGTCGAAGCGGAGCAGAGAGGCGTTAGGGCTTAGCTTAGGAGCTTGAGGCAGATGAAGCAGTAGCGAAGTGCCATGTGGAAAGCTTAAGATAGAGAGAGGGGGAGGCAAGGGGAGAGAAAGCTGCAAGAGACTTCGGAAGAAATCAACCAGTTGAGGGCTAACTTCAAGCGCTGCACTTCAGAAAAGAAGATGTATGTGGGGCTGGGGCTGCCCTATATAGTCAAGCTGTTCTTAGAAAGTGATTGAATGGCTCGATTGCAAAAAATCGACATAAGCAGTTGAACCCTTTTAAGCCAATACACCAATATTCTCTCAGCTCGCCACCTTCTCAATTTAGGGAAGAGAGGAAAGGCAGGAAAGAAACTCGTATCCCGAATTtcaaggaaagaaaagagaggcaTAGCGGACATACTAATTCGTTCGCATAAGCAAACCTATCCAAGCATTCATTCCTCTTGAACGGGTAGACGACATAATACTCTAATCTCTTAGAATAGCTTGATCTATCTAAAAATCAGAGCTCCCAATGAGTTGCTTTTGCACCTCTTATGATGCTCCCCTCAAAAGCTTTGAAAAGGAGGGAAACCGGTCGGAAGGCCAGAAAGAGAATGCCCCATTAGGTTGCTCCCAAGTCGTatatatcaaatcaaaatcGTCACGTAAGTTGTGCGCATCGAGCTAAGCGACAAAAGGGAAATAGCGAGAAAACGGCCCCCCCACCCCACTATAGAGAGTAAGCTTTTTTTTGGCGAGCCTTGCTAGCTTCTTTCTCAGTATTCTCAAATGCCTCAATGAGTTCAGAATGGCTCTTCTTCTATTGTTTTTTGTTCCGGAGAAAGAAATGGATTCAGCGGATACAGGGAATGATGGGATTCTCTTGACAGAAGCCTAAGTGCATGACTCAAATAGTCTAATTATATCCAATAAATAGGTCTTTCCCTCCGTCAGACTCTGTGGAAGCCCCCCTTCTACCCCGCGGGACTCCTTGTTCGGATAAAGCCCTAGCCCTTGGCTTGGTACGCTGAGGTAGATGATTCACGACCGGTTTTGAGAAGTAGCCTAGCCGCCCAATCCCTTGCCCTGAAAGGAAGCAGGCGCAAATCGGTTTGGCAACTGTCCAAGCTAAAGATTTGACTGTCGGAACATGAGTTTTATTTGCATCTTAGAAGTCAGAATTTTGAAACTCAGCTTGTGCTTCGACGCACACTCATTAGGATTGACAGGCTCGTTTTATCCTCTTTTCCGCTTTAGCTGGAGTTTGACTAACCTGGATTTTCGGAATACGGAATAAATAACCTGACTGTCCGTATTTCAAAATATCTTTGAAAAGATGTTGAATGCTTGAAAGGAATGAAAATAGTGACAGGGGTTCCCGGGCTTTGCTTACTCTTTTGGATTTTCTTGGCTGATTTGCGGATATCGAGGAAAAGAGTTCGATAGGACTTGTCATCAACACTCAATCTTAGAGTAGAGCGATGGAAGTCCGTCTTTTGCGTTAGGAATCGTCTCTTTTGCTCTGGACCGGATATTGGATCTCTTTCTACCAAATCTGCTCCTACTGGCTGCTGCCTGTCCTTAACCTTAACTTAAAGAGCTCAAGTCTTTTACTCGACAAGTTTATGCAAAGAAAGGGGCTTTTCACTCGCAATATAGATCGTGCTTATTCTGGAGTTTCAAACTCTTCAAATTGACATCAATCCATCACGGGTGAAAGCTCTATCTGGTCAACTAAAGCTAGTGTACTGACTTGCTTTAAACTTCTTCCTTCATGATTCGTGGTTCttaggaaagaaaaaaagtatgGGTCTCCTAAAGAATCCAAATTCCGGCTTTTTTGAATGATTGACGATCGGAATCATATATAAAACTATAGTGGAGAGAAATTCAGCCGCAAAGACAGGCCATAAACAGCAGTTGAAAATCGAACCCGCCTTGAGTAGGGGCTTTCCAAACAAGCATCCCGGGGAGCTTTTGCTTTTGGCTTTAAGGACAGAGAGGGGCAGGTAGAGAGGTGGCGATGAGGGAAGGGACGAAGCTAGCAGTTCATAAACCTACGGAAAGCGAGGAGAAGAGGAGTTTGAAACTTTTGTTTTGGTTGCTTGCTATGTTGATTGATTGTTCTAGTTTACGGTTTTACAAAAAAGATCTTGGTTACTGGAAGAGCCGGGGTCCGGTATCAAGACCAAAGGACATAGGACCAGTGACCAGCTGCTGACTTAGAAGCTGACTTGCTTGTCTTCCAGTTCCAGTTTACGCTTTCGGTTGTTGCGGGTGAAATGGCAGTTTCGATGGTTCCTGACGGGTAGGATTTCTCGAAGCCTATCAACTTGTGGAGAAAGGCGAATGATGAAGTTACGGTGGATGGCTTGGAAGCAGATTATGAAGCGTATTTTGAAGCCGCAGACTCGGAAACTTTATAATCGGACTTATCTGCagatttatactttttttttgcctttccaCCAGGGGTTGAAACCACGAAAGAAGAAATGATGGATTGGAAGCGCTTCGTTTCAGATCTTGGAATGTTCAGATTTGATCGCTGACACTAAGACTACAAAGGCTTATGAATCGGGACAAgtaactatttttgaatcggaACCAACCACCACTCCTTTCTGGTCCGGCTCTCGAAGAGTTGAGCGGGCGCTGGCCAGCAACTTCCGTGCCTGAGAATGGAAGAGGACTCAAGCACGGACTTCGTACCTCATCCAGCCTCAACACCCTTCGCGAGTTGGTCAGACAGAATTGGACAAAGAAAAGAGAGTGCTCAACCGGAACAACGTCAAAGCATAGAGTTCTGCTCCTTTCGGTCGAACCCGCCGGAAAGAAAGACGACCTTACCTTTTTCGTAGATAGTCTCAGTGAGAGCTACTTTATGTAGTATCCCCCGTTGACTGACCTTCTTTTGTAGATAGAATCTTCAATGAGTGGAAAGGACTCCCCGCAGTACGAGCCTCGTATAGAGCCGCGCCTCTGTGATATGATGAGAGGATCAGGgccctcttttcttttcttttccgcACCAACCCTGATTAGAAAATCGGGTGTATAGCTCAGTTGGTAGAGCATTGGGCTTTTAACCTAATGGTCGCAGGTTCAAGTCCTGCTATACCCCCCCCAAAAAAACCACTCGTAAGGATGCATAGTAGCG encodes:
- the LOC120256201 gene encoding ATP synthase protein MI25; this translates as MGQSFASLVPTVAAAESAIRSAIFVITFRVRGTIAVKSINCIQVRFSSTDMLDRKMLFAAIPSICASSPKKISIYNEEMIVARCFIGFLIFSRKSLGKTFKVTLDGRIESIQEESQQFSNPNEVIPPESNEQQRLLRISLRICGTVVESLPTARCAPKCEKTVQALLCRNLNVKSATLLNATSSRRIRLQDDIVTGFHFSVSERFVPGCTLKASIVELIREGLVVLRKVRVGGSIC